In Chthonomonadales bacterium, the following are encoded in one genomic region:
- a CDS encoding molybdopterin molybdotransferase MoeA has product MLTVEEALAIVLASAPEPRGEVVALDDTLGRVLADDVVADIDNPPFDNSAVDGYAVRAVDTVGASADCPVRLRELGEVPAGAPVGPEVLAGTCVRVMTGGAMPPGADAMVMVEHTERHAGDPPEVEIRRAAAVDAHVRFRGEDVRAGGRVLARGTPVGPAEVAMLAAMGASMPRCFRRPRVAVASTGNELVDVSERPGPGQVRDCNRPALAALVREAGALVAGSARLPDSPEATERALRAWSVDAAEPVDLILTSGGVSVGDHDYVKPAVERIGTLDLWRVAMKPGKPVAFGRLGATLFVGLPGNPVATLVTFEIFVRPLLGRMAGRQETRRLAVSGELTAPIRHRAGRREFVRAAVRVSGERVMVTATGAQSSGMLTSMQGANALVVVPEAEEDLPAGAVVTVLLLGTSVPGAA; this is encoded by the coding sequence ATGCTGACCGTGGAGGAGGCGCTCGCCATCGTCCTGGCGTCGGCGCCGGAGCCTCGCGGCGAGGTCGTGGCGCTGGACGACACCCTTGGCCGCGTGCTGGCGGACGACGTCGTGGCGGACATCGACAACCCGCCGTTCGACAACTCGGCCGTCGACGGCTACGCCGTGCGCGCGGTCGACACGGTGGGCGCCTCGGCCGACTGTCCCGTGCGGCTCCGAGAGCTCGGCGAGGTGCCGGCGGGCGCGCCCGTCGGGCCCGAGGTGCTCGCCGGAACGTGCGTGCGCGTGATGACCGGCGGAGCGATGCCTCCTGGCGCGGACGCGATGGTGATGGTCGAGCATACCGAGCGACACGCCGGCGACCCCCCCGAGGTTGAGATCCGACGCGCGGCCGCCGTGGACGCCCACGTGCGTTTCCGAGGAGAGGACGTCCGCGCCGGTGGGCGCGTCCTTGCTCGAGGAACGCCGGTCGGACCGGCCGAGGTGGCGATGCTTGCCGCCATGGGGGCCTCCATGCCGCGCTGCTTCCGCCGTCCGCGCGTCGCCGTTGCCTCGACCGGCAACGAGCTCGTCGACGTCTCCGAGCGGCCCGGGCCCGGCCAGGTGCGCGACTGCAACCGCCCGGCGCTCGCCGCCCTCGTTCGCGAGGCCGGCGCGCTCGTCGCTGGCTCCGCGCGGCTTCCCGACTCCCCCGAAGCGACCGAGCGGGCTCTGCGCGCGTGGAGCGTGGACGCGGCGGAGCCGGTCGACCTGATCCTCACGAGCGGCGGCGTCTCGGTGGGCGATCACGACTACGTGAAGCCGGCGGTCGAGCGCATCGGCACGTTGGATCTCTGGCGGGTGGCGATGAAGCCCGGCAAGCCGGTGGCGTTTGGACGCCTCGGCGCGACGCTGTTCGTCGGGCTTCCAGGCAACCCCGTCGCGACGCTGGTGACCTTCGAGATCTTCGTCCGACCGCTCCTGGGCCGGATGGCCGGACGGCAGGAGACGAGGAGGCTGGCCGTCTCCGGTGAGTTGACCGCGCCGATCCGGCACCGGGCCGGGCGACGCGAGTTCGTGCGCGCCGCCGTGAGGGTGTCCGGCGAGCGGGTGATGGTGACGGCGACCGGCGCGCAGTCGTCCGGGATGCTCACGTCGATGCAGGGAGCCAACGCGCTCGTAGTGGTGCCGGAGGCGGAAGAGGACCTGCCGGCCGGCGCCGTCGTGACCGTGCTGTTGCTCGGTACCTCCGTGCCCGGGGCCGCCTGA